From a single Apium graveolens cultivar Ventura chromosome 2, ASM990537v1, whole genome shotgun sequence genomic region:
- the LOC141701121 gene encoding uncharacterized protein LOC141701121: MKKVIKISECSEEQKGKFATHSLRGEAVFWWDTVKQTENCSKIAWTRFKELFFDKYFPTCMKNEMEMNFLGLKQEGMSVPEYLSTFLELSRFAPHQVDTEARKCQRFQEGLKPQIREKVSLLELEQFDKLVGKTRIAERNYEARTQFFKNKKRGRDTELSVNSGLKKDNKKLHIRKKESFQGSDKRITASECKKFGLKHGGDICYRAYGLCYNYGEKGHIASQCPKPKVISCYSCGKPGHLSRDCPQKRSQERS; encoded by the coding sequence ATGAAGAAAGTGATAAAGATATCGGAATGTTCAGAGGAGCAAAAGGGAAAATTTGCAACACACTCATTAAGGGGGGAAGCTGTATTTTGGTGGGATACGGTTAAACAGACTGAGAATTGTTCTAAAATAGCTTGGacaaggtttaaggaattgttctTTGATAAATATTTTCCTACTTGTATGAAGAATGAGATGGAGATGAATTTTCTAGGACTAAAGCAAGAAGGAATGTCCGTGCCGGAGTATCTCTCAACATTCTTGGAACTTTCCAGGTTTGCTCCTCATCAGGTTGATACTGAAGCCAGAAAATGTCAGCGGTTTCAAGAAGGGCTGAAACCCCAAATCAGAGAGAAGGTGTCCTTATTAGAGTTGGAACAATTTGATAAGTTAGTTGGGAAGACGAGGATTGCAGAAAGGAACTATGAAGCTCGCACTCAATTCTTTAAAAACAAGAAACGAGGACGAGATACCGAATTGAGTGTTAACTCAGGATTAAAGAAGGACAACAAGAAACTACATATAAGGAAGAAGGAGAGTTTTCAAGGCAGTGATAAGAGGATCACCGCATCTGAGTGTAAGAAATTTGGACTGAAACATGGTGGCGATATTTGTTATCGAGCTTATGGGTTGTGTTACAATTATGGAGAAAAGGGACATATAGCTTCTCAATGTCCCAAGCCTAAAGTGATTTCTTGCTATAGTTGCGGAAAACCAGGTCATTTATCAAGGGACTGCCCACAAAAAAGGAGTCAGGAAAGAAGTTGA